The following are from one region of the Leptolyngbya iicbica LK genome:
- the smc gene encoding chromosome segregation protein SMC yields MHIKRVELSHFKSFGGTTAVPLLPGFTVISGPNGSGKSNILDALLFALGLASSRGMRADRLPDLVNQSHIGRRSTAEATVTVTFDISDIAPDLIIDRSTPNVEADAESAIEVEATPAIEDELPPESEATAATSEDDNKVVPLPTQREWTVTRRLRVTSQGTYTSNYYINGDPCTLTELHEQLQRFRVYPEGYNVVLQGDVTSIISMNSRERREIIDELAGVASFDRKINQAMEKLEVVREREERFRMVEQELVTQRDRLAQDRLKAEKYQKLKAELHTRNEWETVLTWQQQQQQVNALRQMIQQDAEAIQQFGVQVRELEATMQTTGEELTALNARVKALGEDEHLALQSQLAIQEAELRQLQRQQQGLTTESQTTAANLRQSQINLQEQQQTLARLAEEIQVLQQGELVTLTRHLEAAQTALTAKREATSAIASASQAWVEEQTQRRRQIEDLLRTLEPQRAEQVRLQERVSQLTQQIAELSTNVQELAQQIDAQALPESAEAGDASSAEANIQRLAQIVADAEQEQKVQQETQQRLLQEQRQKQRELDKLEAQTQAMQESQGTQATQILIDSGLPGICGLVAQLGRVDPRFQLALEIAAGGRLGYLVVENDQVASQGIALLKQRRAGRATFLPLNAIRVPKINRIPDWKRPDGLVNYAVDLIDCDDRYRKVFEFVFGSTAVFETLQAARSHLGQFRMVTLDGELLETSGAMTGGSISKQRGRLHFGTVEAGESEEAIALRDRLAEIDQILNHCEQRIAAAKLAVKAAADNLLEARQQHREQALQTQQVQQQLRQLQQQRAQGEARLAQYQAELTTAQSRLAELASQLPEQEAELQAQRDALAALEQSQTHSEWQQAQTAVQTLEQQLSDRQATLQAAERRLRDFQTQQERVQITSQQQQTQIADYQQQQTQQEQQRQALAQQQTDLNTAMQATRQQLSALDAKLAEEKGNRDRVEAQYRDQQTQKQQLEWQREKRLETRKERQQQLAALDTELAAQGTELPDPLPEIPADTDLETVKKQIRSLQRRLEALEPVNMLALEEYNQTQERLEELSNKLTTLQEERTELLLRIENFTTLRQHAFQEAFDAVNENFSEIFAQLSDGDGYLQLDDPTNPFNGGLNLVAHPKGKPVRRLASMSGGEKSLTALSFIFALQRYRPSPFYAFDEVDMFLDGANVERLSKMIKQQAQQAQFIVVSLRRPMIEAAQRTIGVTQARGAYTQVLGISLEPQSASM; encoded by the coding sequence GTGCATATTAAGCGCGTAGAACTGTCTCATTTCAAGTCGTTTGGTGGCACGACAGCGGTGCCGCTGTTGCCAGGGTTCACGGTGATCTCTGGCCCCAATGGGTCTGGCAAGTCAAATATTTTGGATGCGCTGCTGTTTGCATTAGGGCTGGCGAGTTCTCGGGGAATGCGGGCCGATCGCTTACCCGATCTGGTCAATCAAAGCCACATTGGGCGGCGATCGACCGCCGAAGCGACCGTTACCGTCACGTTTGATATTTCTGATATTGCGCCTGATCTCATCATTGATCGCAGCACTCCCAACGTCGAAGCCGATGCCGAGAGTGCGATCGAGGTGGAAGCAACGCCCGCGATCGAGGATGAGTTGCCACCGGAGTCGGAAGCGACGGCAGCTACCAGTGAGGATGACAATAAAGTGGTGCCGCTGCCCACGCAGCGTGAGTGGACGGTGACGCGCCGCCTGCGGGTAACCAGCCAGGGCACCTACACGTCCAATTACTACATCAATGGCGACCCCTGTACGCTGACCGAACTGCACGAACAATTGCAGCGGTTTCGCGTCTATCCCGAAGGCTACAACGTGGTGTTGCAGGGCGATGTTACCAGCATTATTTCCATGAACTCGCGAGAGCGCCGCGAAATTATCGATGAGTTGGCCGGCGTGGCTTCCTTCGATCGCAAAATCAATCAGGCGATGGAAAAGCTAGAAGTCGTGCGGGAGCGCGAAGAACGCTTTCGCATGGTGGAGCAGGAGTTGGTGACCCAGCGCGATCGCCTCGCTCAAGACCGCCTCAAAGCGGAAAAATACCAGAAGCTCAAAGCCGAACTCCACACCCGCAACGAGTGGGAAACGGTATTGACCTGGCAACAACAGCAGCAACAGGTGAATGCGCTGCGCCAGATGATTCAGCAGGATGCCGAGGCGATTCAGCAATTTGGGGTGCAGGTGCGCGAGTTAGAGGCCACCATGCAGACTACAGGTGAAGAACTGACCGCCCTCAATGCCCGTGTCAAAGCGTTGGGCGAAGACGAACATCTGGCGCTGCAATCCCAATTGGCCATCCAGGAGGCGGAACTGCGGCAACTGCAACGGCAGCAGCAGGGCTTGACCACCGAGAGCCAAACCACGGCAGCCAACTTGCGCCAAAGTCAAATCAATTTGCAAGAGCAGCAGCAAACCTTAGCTCGCCTAGCGGAAGAAATTCAGGTGTTGCAGCAGGGCGAACTGGTGACCCTCACCCGGCATCTCGAAGCGGCCCAAACCGCCTTAACGGCTAAGCGGGAAGCGACGAGTGCGATCGCCAGCGCTTCTCAAGCCTGGGTGGAAGAGCAAACCCAGCGCCGCCGCCAAATTGAGGATTTATTGCGTACGCTGGAACCGCAACGAGCCGAACAGGTGCGGCTACAAGAGCGGGTCAGTCAGCTCACCCAGCAAATTGCCGAACTTTCTACGAATGTTCAAGAGCTGGCTCAGCAAATTGACGCTCAAGCGCTGCCGGAATCTGCAGAAGCCGGAGATGCTTCGAGTGCGGAAGCGAATATTCAGCGCTTGGCCCAAATCGTCGCCGATGCGGAACAAGAGCAGAAGGTGCAACAAGAAACTCAGCAGCGTCTCTTGCAAGAACAGCGGCAAAAGCAGCGCGAACTGGACAAACTTGAAGCCCAAACCCAGGCTATGCAAGAAAGCCAGGGGACTCAAGCCACTCAAATCTTGATCGATAGCGGTTTACCGGGCATTTGTGGCCTGGTGGCTCAATTGGGGCGAGTCGATCCACGCTTTCAACTGGCGCTGGAAATCGCTGCTGGGGGCCGGTTGGGCTATCTGGTGGTCGAAAACGATCAAGTCGCCTCTCAAGGCATTGCGTTACTCAAGCAACGGCGCGCGGGACGAGCCACCTTCCTGCCGTTGAATGCCATTCGCGTGCCTAAAATCAACCGCATTCCCGACTGGAAACGGCCTGATGGGCTGGTGAATTACGCCGTTGATTTGATTGACTGCGACGATCGCTATCGCAAAGTGTTTGAATTTGTCTTCGGCAGCACCGCTGTCTTTGAAACCCTGCAAGCGGCCAGAAGCCACCTGGGGCAATTTCGCATGGTCACCCTGGATGGCGAGCTACTGGAAACCAGTGGTGCTATGACCGGGGGCAGCATCAGTAAGCAGCGCGGACGGCTGCATTTCGGCACGGTGGAAGCGGGTGAGTCGGAAGAAGCGATCGCTCTCCGCGATCGCCTCGCCGAAATCGATCAAATTCTGAATCATTGCGAACAGCGCATTGCCGCCGCCAAACTCGCCGTGAAAGCCGCTGCCGATAACTTGCTCGAAGCCCGCCAACAGCACCGCGAGCAAGCCCTGCAAACCCAGCAGGTGCAACAGCAACTCCGGCAGTTACAGCAGCAGCGCGCCCAAGGCGAAGCCCGCCTGGCTCAATATCAAGCGGAACTGACGACCGCTCAGAGCCGACTGGCGGAGCTGGCGTCCCAACTGCCGGAACAAGAAGCCGAACTGCAAGCCCAACGGGACGCCCTCGCAGCCCTAGAACAATCACAGACCCATAGTGAGTGGCAGCAAGCCCAGACCGCAGTCCAGACTTTGGAACAGCAATTGAGCGATCGCCAAGCCACCTTGCAAGCGGCTGAGCGTCGCCTCCGCGATTTCCAAACCCAGCAAGAACGAGTGCAGATTACGAGTCAGCAGCAGCAGACTCAAATCGCTGATTATCAACAGCAGCAAACTCAGCAAGAGCAGCAGCGTCAGGCCTTAGCGCAGCAGCAGACCGACCTCAATACCGCCATGCAGGCTACGCGCCAACAGTTGAGCGCGCTGGATGCCAAGCTGGCGGAAGAAAAAGGGAATCGCGATCGCGTCGAAGCGCAATATCGCGATCAGCAAACCCAAAAGCAACAGCTGGAATGGCAGCGGGAAAAACGCCTCGAAACGCGCAAAGAACGGCAGCAACAACTGGCGGCCCTAGACACTGAACTCGCCGCCCAAGGCACTGAACTGCCCGACCCCCTGCCCGAAATTCCTGCCGACACCGACTTGGAAACGGTGAAAAAGCAAATTCGCTCGCTGCAGCGCCGCCTCGAAGCCTTGGAGCCCGTGAATATGTTGGCCCTCGAAGAATACAATCAAACCCAAGAACGGCTCGAAGAACTCTCCAACAAGCTCACCACCCTGCAAGAAGAGCGCACCGAGCTGCTGCTACGCATCGAAAACTTCACCACCCTCCGTCAACATGCCTTCCAAGAAGCCTTCGACGCGGTGAATGAAAACTTCAGCGAAATCTTTGCTCAGCTCTCCGATGGGGATGGCTATCTGCAACTGGATGATCCCACGAATCCATTTAACGGTGGCCTCAATCTCGTGGCCCACCCTAAGGGCAAACCTGTGCGGCGTCTAGCCTCAATGTCCGGGGGCGAAAAGTCGCTCACCGCCCTGAGCTTCATTTTTGCGTTGCAGCGCTATCGACCCTCCCCGTTTTACGCCTTTGACGAAGTTGATATGTTCCTCGACGGTGCGAATGTGGAGCGACTGTCTAAAATGATCAAACAACAAGCTCAACAGGCCCAGTTCATCGTGGTGAGTTTGCGGCGACCCATGATCGAAGCCGCCCAGCGCACCATTGGCGTGACCCAAGCCCGAGGCGCTTATACCCAAGTCCTTGGCATTAGCTTGGAGCCACAAAGTGCCTCCATGTAG
- a CDS encoding PRC-barrel domain-containing protein, producing the protein MTPSYDQFRQRSDFLGTQVVTRTTGKSLGFVSQLWVDVDRCEVVAVGLREQLLPGVMSGTEHTMQLSSIRQVGDVILVDDDDVLEDDLNLTPYSTMINSEVITESGEMLGRLRDLKFDVVTGKLESIIIASFGLPKIPDQVISTYELPVDEIVSSGPERLIVFEGAEEKLVQLSVGILERLGIGRAPWERDDESEYIMPVSTANQLPSGIQTPVEPMQQTRTPAVEERWTEDDWGEPEPISAEPMPQRQAEMAYNEAPLNESDNWPNQPVSPPPMRYETDEKDVTGDIWTDDEPEPYDAPPVNIPQKKKVTEYEEELDY; encoded by the coding sequence ATGACCCCATCCTATGACCAGTTCCGCCAGCGCTCCGATTTTTTGGGCACGCAAGTCGTCACCAGAACAACGGGGAAAAGCTTAGGGTTTGTGAGTCAGCTGTGGGTTGACGTCGATCGCTGCGAAGTGGTCGCCGTTGGCTTAAGAGAGCAACTGTTGCCCGGAGTCATGTCCGGTACTGAGCACACGATGCAGCTCAGCAGCATTCGCCAAGTCGGCGATGTGATTTTGGTGGATGACGATGACGTGCTAGAGGATGATCTCAACCTCACGCCTTACAGCACGATGATTAATTCTGAGGTAATTACCGAGTCGGGCGAAATGCTGGGGCGGCTGCGAGATCTAAAGTTTGATGTGGTTACTGGCAAATTAGAATCCATCATCATCGCCTCATTTGGCCTGCCGAAAATTCCTGATCAGGTCATCAGCACCTATGAGCTGCCGGTGGACGAAATCGTCAGCAGCGGCCCCGAGCGGCTCATCGTGTTTGAAGGGGCAGAAGAAAAGCTGGTGCAACTTAGCGTGGGCATTTTAGAGCGGCTGGGCATCGGCCGCGCTCCTTGGGAGCGGGATGACGAAAGCGAGTACATCATGCCGGTCTCGACGGCGAATCAGTTGCCCTCAGGCATTCAGACGCCGGTGGAGCCGATGCAGCAGACCCGGACTCCGGCGGTAGAAGAGCGCTGGACTGAAGATGACTGGGGTGAGCCGGAACCGATCTCGGCGGAACCCATGCCCCAGCGTCAGGCTGAGATGGCTTATAACGAAGCCCCGCTGAATGAATCGGATAACTGGCCGAACCAGCCCGTGAGTCCGCCGCCGATGCGCTATGAGACCGATGAGAAGGATGTGACCGGGGATATCTGGACGGATGATGAACCGGAGCCCTACGATGCGCCCCCGGTCAACATTCCCCAGAAAAAGAAAGTCACTGAGTACGAAGAAGAATTGGATTATTAA
- a CDS encoding WecB/TagA/CpsF family glycosyltransferase, which yields MGELQTLTVMGLPIHWGAHYEDWLLMRHQQGLGAHVVTLNAEMAMQADQHPELKAVLCQADLAIPDGAGIVLYFRLKGQRIQRCPGIELAESLLQKLTPEHSAFFLGAAPGVAEAAAQNWRSRQPGLNIVGVRDGYFQSDDLPELEAELKALQPTVILVALGVPRQEFWIAERRSLCPQAIWIGVGGSFDIWAGNKERAPAFFCNNNLEWLYRLYQEPWRWRRMLALPKFAIRALTY from the coding sequence ATGGGCGAGCTTCAAACACTAACGGTCATGGGTCTCCCCATTCACTGGGGCGCGCATTACGAAGACTGGTTACTCATGCGGCACCAGCAAGGATTAGGTGCGCATGTGGTGACGCTCAATGCCGAGATGGCCATGCAAGCCGATCAGCATCCAGAGTTGAAGGCCGTGCTCTGCCAGGCGGATTTAGCGATTCCCGATGGCGCTGGCATCGTGCTGTACTTTCGTCTCAAAGGCCAACGCATTCAGCGGTGTCCTGGCATTGAACTGGCGGAGTCGTTACTGCAAAAGCTGACACCCGAGCATTCAGCCTTCTTTCTGGGCGCTGCGCCGGGAGTGGCCGAAGCAGCGGCGCAAAACTGGCGATCGCGCCAACCCGGCTTAAACATTGTGGGAGTGCGGGATGGTTATTTTCAGTCGGATGATTTACCAGAGCTGGAAGCGGAATTAAAAGCCCTGCAACCGACGGTGATTTTGGTGGCGTTAGGTGTGCCCCGACAGGAATTTTGGATTGCCGAACGGCGATCGCTGTGTCCCCAGGCCATTTGGATTGGGGTCGGCGGCAGCTTTGACATTTGGGCGGGCAACAAAGAACGCGCGCCAGCCTTTTTCTGCAATAACAATTTGGAATGGCTTTACCGCCTGTATCAAGAGCCGTGGCGGTGGCGACGGATGCTCGCCTTGCCCAAGTTTGCGATTCGGGCGCTGACGTATTAA
- the pheA gene encoding prephenate dehydratase: protein MAVKIAHLGPRGTFSEQAALAFQTWLQNHGGQESTLIAYPSILQAIQAVADEAVSLAIVPVENSIEGSVAVTLDTLWQLESLQIQQALVLPIRHNLITYASQPQAIETIYSHPQALGQCQQWLTQHCPQATLVPTRSTTESLQHLADHGTTAAIASTWAAQLYNLPVLAHTINDQPDNCTKFWVLSSQTATQGTHTSLAFSLPINAPGALLKPLEILARAQINLSRIESRPTKRSLGEYLFFLDLEASLDAAHTQDTLSALATCTEQIKLFGSYNTIAVPAQTPV from the coding sequence ATGGCTGTAAAGATTGCTCATTTGGGGCCACGGGGCACGTTTTCGGAACAAGCGGCGTTAGCGTTTCAAACCTGGCTCCAGAACCACGGTGGTCAAGAGAGCACTTTGATAGCCTATCCGAGCATTTTGCAGGCGATTCAAGCCGTGGCCGACGAAGCCGTATCGTTAGCCATTGTGCCGGTCGAAAACTCGATTGAGGGCAGTGTAGCCGTCACCCTCGACACCCTGTGGCAACTGGAATCTTTACAAATTCAGCAGGCGCTAGTGTTGCCGATTCGCCATAATCTCATCACCTATGCCAGCCAGCCCCAGGCCATCGAGACGATCTACTCGCATCCGCAAGCACTAGGACAATGCCAGCAGTGGCTCACGCAGCACTGCCCCCAAGCGACTCTCGTCCCCACCCGCTCTACCACTGAGTCGCTGCAGCATTTGGCAGATCATGGAACCACGGCAGCGATCGCCTCAACCTGGGCCGCCCAGCTCTACAACCTGCCGGTCTTGGCCCACACCATTAATGACCAACCCGATAACTGCACCAAATTTTGGGTGCTCAGCTCCCAGACCGCTACTCAGGGCACCCACACGTCCTTAGCCTTTAGCCTGCCGATTAATGCGCCGGGGGCGTTGCTGAAGCCGCTGGAGATTTTGGCGCGCGCTCAGATTAACCTGAGCCGCATCGAATCGCGCCCCACCAAGCGATCGCTCGGGGAATATCTCTTTTTCTTAGATCTGGAAGCAAGCTTGGACGCGGCGCACACCCAAGACACCCTGAGCGCCCTCGCCACCTGTACCGAACAAATCAAACTGTTCGGTAGCTACAACACAATCGCTGTGCCCGCCCAGACCCCGGTGTAG
- a CDS encoding DUF1997 domain-containing protein has product MLRLAAQQTANMQIARHGVPLSHYLRQPRRLVHALMNPDQVEELSANTFRFHLRGFQFLMLNIRPVVDLQIDTSHDHLLTVRSLDCWIKGNQFINEQFSLDLQGQLQLTEREQVTDLTGDVDLAIAVGLPPILSMTPHSILETTGNQILRGVLNTIKHRLMHQLAADYQRWSRQQAQAQAVVPSLAFSPSRAATPCVDN; this is encoded by the coding sequence ATGCTTCGTCTCGCTGCTCAACAAACTGCAAACATGCAGATCGCCCGTCATGGGGTGCCGCTGAGTCACTATCTTCGGCAACCTCGGCGCTTGGTACACGCCTTGATGAATCCCGATCAAGTTGAGGAGTTGAGTGCGAATACCTTTCGATTTCATCTGCGCGGTTTTCAGTTTTTGATGCTGAACATTCGCCCGGTGGTGGATTTGCAAATTGATACCAGTCATGACCACCTGCTAACGGTACGATCGCTCGACTGCTGGATTAAAGGCAATCAGTTCATCAATGAGCAGTTTTCCCTCGATTTGCAGGGGCAATTGCAGTTGACAGAACGAGAGCAGGTGACTGACCTGACCGGCGATGTGGATTTGGCGATCGCCGTTGGCTTGCCTCCCATTCTGTCCATGACGCCGCATTCCATTCTCGAAACCACTGGCAACCAAATTTTGCGTGGGGTGTTGAATACGATCAAGCATCGACTCATGCATCAACTGGCGGCTGACTATCAACGGTGGAGCCGTCAGCAGGCTCAAGCGCAAGCTGTCGTGCCGAGTTTGGCTTTCAGTCCCTCGCGGGCTGCGACTCCTTGTGTGGATAACTAG
- a CDS encoding polysaccharide deacetylase family protein encodes MDKSADHPATDSTPQQEASTPAAETAETVESVAVSEPQEASASGPKASVRSKAMLLTKVGIFCFVVGATTSAAITLRPQLSLSPRQMVADLPPSLDFRALSQKLPLRGNEAAAAIPKMGTLGAIAHTVSIQGLGAFPGEISASYLCVASPQTGGSNSNAKGAIVSGPVNPVFSFFTQAVDPSFVSQFRAAPWPSIHEAARTARVPVLMYHDILPEKEVFFDVTVEEFAAHLARIEEAGLTPISFDQLYDHLRMGAPLPPKPVLLTFDDGYVGHYTHVYPLLQQYQYPAVFSLFTGKLDGDVAGRSTVTWEQAKEMAADPLITIAAHSVMHPSDLRELDDAALQREVVESKQRLEAELGIPIRYFTYPEGKYDERVAAAVADAGYDAALTMSNDAEWFAGESDDLLSIGRFGQSQLERVIPEAWEGLGMEVVGPSTFDFYSPIRVVEQLETEAAPLALITGGRPATVHADSRYQLEEILARTNAIAAVDGAFFNLRYLDSNVMIGPVLSQATQTFVPGNPSENPLLDGRPLALISADEVKFIPFDHSEHNTLRGIQSEMSDVTDAFVGAAWLVRDGEPQSAASFGTLFDYDALRHRAFWGINNAGQPVIGVTKGRVDSVTLGELLHEVGFRDAMMVDSGASTSLTYQGESLVEYVPRPVPHMIALLPEAEAQGPCPLKFEDAPIIEASWTDTN; translated from the coding sequence ATGGACAAATCAGCGGATCACCCAGCAACTGATTCGACGCCTCAACAGGAAGCGAGTACCCCTGCCGCAGAAACGGCGGAAACTGTAGAGTCAGTAGCGGTGTCGGAGCCTCAGGAGGCGTCTGCGTCCGGCCCGAAGGCGTCGGTTCGCTCTAAGGCGATGTTGTTGACTAAGGTCGGAATTTTTTGCTTTGTGGTGGGGGCTACGACCTCGGCGGCGATTACGCTGAGGCCACAACTCTCGCTCAGTCCCCGGCAGATGGTGGCAGATCTGCCACCATCTCTAGACTTCCGCGCCCTGAGCCAAAAGCTGCCTTTGCGGGGCAATGAAGCGGCGGCGGCAATTCCGAAAATGGGGACTTTAGGGGCGATCGCGCACACGGTCAGCATCCAAGGCTTAGGGGCGTTTCCTGGCGAAATTTCGGCCAGCTATCTGTGTGTCGCGTCTCCCCAGACTGGGGGCAGCAACAGCAACGCTAAGGGTGCGATCGTCTCCGGGCCAGTCAATCCTGTCTTTTCCTTTTTCACTCAAGCGGTTGATCCCAGCTTTGTGAGCCAGTTTCGTGCGGCCCCTTGGCCTAGCATTCACGAAGCCGCCCGCACCGCCCGCGTGCCGGTGTTGATGTATCACGACATCCTGCCCGAAAAAGAAGTCTTCTTTGATGTCACGGTAGAAGAATTTGCCGCCCATCTCGCCCGCATTGAGGAAGCCGGACTCACGCCCATTTCCTTTGACCAGCTCTACGACCATCTGCGCATGGGGGCCCCCTTGCCGCCAAAACCGGTGCTCCTCACCTTTGACGATGGCTATGTCGGACATTACACCCACGTCTATCCCTTGCTGCAGCAGTATCAGTATCCAGCGGTGTTTTCCCTGTTTACGGGCAAGCTGGACGGTGATGTGGCGGGGCGATCGACGGTCACTTGGGAACAGGCCAAAGAAATGGCCGCCGACCCACTGATCACCATCGCGGCCCACAGCGTGATGCACCCCAGCGATCTGCGAGAACTGGATGATGCCGCCTTACAGCGCGAAGTCGTGGAATCGAAACAGCGCCTCGAAGCCGAACTCGGCATTCCCATCCGCTACTTCACCTATCCCGAAGGTAAATACGATGAACGAGTCGCCGCCGCTGTGGCCGACGCAGGTTACGATGCAGCCCTGACCATGAGCAATGATGCGGAGTGGTTTGCCGGCGAATCGGATGACCTGCTCAGCATTGGCCGATTTGGTCAATCCCAGCTAGAGCGGGTGATTCCTGAGGCTTGGGAAGGTCTAGGGATGGAGGTTGTAGGCCCCAGCACCTTTGACTTTTACTCACCCATCCGCGTGGTGGAGCAGCTAGAAACGGAAGCCGCGCCTCTGGCCTTGATTACTGGGGGCCGCCCGGCGACCGTCCACGCGGATAGCCGCTATCAACTAGAAGAGATCTTGGCGCGCACCAACGCGATCGCCGCCGTGGATGGCGCATTTTTTAACCTGCGCTATCTCGACTCCAATGTGATGATTGGCCCCGTGTTGAGCCAAGCGACGCAAACCTTTGTGCCCGGCAATCCCAGCGAAAATCCGCTACTGGATGGTCGCCCCTTGGCTTTAATTAGCGCCGACGAGGTGAAATTTATCCCCTTTGATCACAGCGAGCACAACACCCTGCGCGGCATCCAGTCGGAGATGTCGGATGTGACTGATGCCTTTGTGGGGGCAGCTTGGCTGGTGCGCGATGGTGAGCCGCAATCGGCAGCTTCCTTCGGCACGCTGTTTGACTATGACGCTCTGCGCCACCGCGCCTTTTGGGGCATCAACAATGCCGGGCAGCCGGTCATTGGGGTGACCAAGGGTCGCGTCGATTCCGTCACCCTCGGCGAGCTATTGCATGAGGTGGGCTTTCGCGATGCCATGATGGTGGACTCCGGCGCGAGCACGTCCCTCACCTATCAGGGCGAATCCCTGGTGGAATACGTGCCCCGCCCAGTGCCCCACATGATTGCCCTACTGCCCGAAGCCGAAGCCCAAGGCCCCTGTCCCCTAAAGTTCGAAGACGCGCCGATCATCGAAGCTAGTTGGACTGACACTAACTAA
- a CDS encoding MerR family transcriptional regulator has translation MQHFTRRETVILTRTSTARLTYLAKTGVVVPIADASDAAPGVYYTWEQILELRAIRHLRRQVSLQMIRKVLAFFEGSGCGALHDKHLVIEDGAIHWVQTRDNLAPQVVQVAARADRHVGQLKLMTLPSLMDFADEVWETARSSKVIDFDSFRRRVVPLRPR, from the coding sequence ATGCAGCACTTTACGCGCCGTGAGACTGTTATTTTAACCCGCACCAGTACGGCTCGCTTGACCTATTTGGCTAAGACTGGGGTTGTTGTGCCGATCGCAGATGCCAGCGACGCCGCGCCAGGAGTCTATTATACCTGGGAGCAAATTTTAGAGCTACGGGCCATTCGTCATTTGCGGCGACAGGTATCTTTGCAAATGATTCGCAAGGTCTTGGCCTTTTTCGAAGGGTCTGGGTGTGGGGCCTTGCATGATAAGCATTTGGTCATTGAGGATGGGGCGATTCATTGGGTGCAAACCCGTGACAATCTCGCACCACAAGTGGTGCAAGTGGCTGCGCGAGCCGATCGCCATGTGGGCCAATTGAAGCTGATGACGCTACCTTCCCTCATGGACTTTGCCGACGAGGTGTGGGAGACGGCCCGCAGTTCTAAAGTGATTGATTTTGACAGCTTTCGGCGGCGAGTAGTGCCCTTGCGTCCGCGCTGA
- a CDS encoding pentapeptide repeat-containing protein: MEIVQLLKSYSAGRRDFSGVDFREAWMPGLQLSQASLQGVDLTGSNLSHSLLSEVDFSGAMLWRANLSHARLCDTSFERATLIRCQMVGSNLQGSRLVEADLRLADLRNANLSHVALRGAQLCYANLTGATLRGIDFRTADLTGAILTDVQLIDCDFTQEQLRDADGSVQQQLTSDRPPALERDRRLTA, translated from the coding sequence ATGGAAATTGTGCAACTTCTGAAAAGCTACTCCGCCGGTCGTCGTGATTTTAGCGGCGTTGATTTTCGTGAAGCTTGGATGCCGGGCCTACAGCTCAGTCAGGCGAGCCTCCAAGGAGTCGACCTGACAGGCAGTAACTTAAGCCATAGCCTCTTGTCAGAGGTCGATTTTTCCGGTGCGATGCTGTGGCGGGCCAACCTGAGTCATGCTCGCCTGTGCGACACTTCCTTTGAACGGGCCACCCTCATCCGCTGTCAGATGGTGGGCAGCAATCTCCAGGGCAGCCGTCTAGTCGAGGCCGATTTGCGCTTGGCTGACCTGCGCAACGCCAACTTGAGCCATGTGGCACTGCGAGGAGCCCAGCTATGCTATGCCAATCTGACTGGAGCCACCCTGCGCGGCATTGATTTTAGGACTGCTGACCTGACCGGAGCCATTTTGACTGATGTCCAGCTGATCGATTGTGACTTTACACAGGAGCAATTACGGGACGCAGATGGGTCTGTGCAGCAGCAACTCACCTCCGATCGCCCCCCAGCGTTGGAGCGCGATCGCCGTCTCACCGCTTAA
- a CDS encoding TM2 domain-containing protein produces MASPASNQRLTLSYLLWLGGFFGFSGLHRLYNGKIISGLIWFFTLGLLGVGQFVDVFLVPGMTEDHELRKLRAAYGNDLYNVLNQPITTTQTQRSLTREEKMVKLLRAAKQNAGHLSVTQAVLETGLGFEEAETLLSDMARSGYVAIDNHPQSGVVIYRFDEIAV; encoded by the coding sequence ATGGCGTCCCCGGCCAGCAATCAGCGATTGACCTTATCTTATTTGCTCTGGTTAGGTGGTTTTTTCGGGTTTTCGGGCTTGCACCGACTCTACAACGGCAAAATTATTAGTGGGTTGATTTGGTTCTTTACCTTGGGGCTACTAGGAGTCGGGCAATTTGTTGACGTGTTTTTGGTGCCGGGGATGACGGAAGATCACGAGCTGCGCAAGCTGCGGGCCGCCTATGGCAACGACCTCTACAACGTGTTGAATCAGCCGATCACCACCACGCAAACCCAGCGATCGCTGACCCGTGAAGAAAAAATGGTGAAGCTATTGCGGGCCGCTAAGCAAAATGCTGGTCACCTATCTGTTACCCAAGCGGTGCTAGAAACCGGACTCGGCTTTGAAGAGGCAGAGACGTTGCTGAGTGATATGGCCCGGTCTGGCTATGTGGCGATTGATAACCATCCTCAATCGGGCGTCGTCATTTATCGATTTGATGAAATCGCGGTCTAG